A genomic window from Triticum urartu cultivar G1812 chromosome 7, Tu2.1, whole genome shotgun sequence includes:
- the LOC125522302 gene encoding zinc finger protein ZOP1, translating to MTEYWVSQGNKWCDLCKIFISNNPFSIRTHELGKRHKDNVTQRLSTMQKDGAAKEKEQQQAAKALQLIEAKAKKSYQKDLENNQRNTDGDSSAAPGEGWVFDSTSGYYYDKATGLYYDSNSGFYYSDGLGKWVTQEEAYKWAETSKTNVAQSSTSQPKTPSGGGPVAGIKGGPAPGVVVKKPLNPMRAVKGAPSALAANKRKREDTKKPKVVSKEEEAALRAREAARKRVEDREKPLMGLYKTY from the exons ATGACTGAG TATTGGGTGAGCCAAGGAAACAAATGGTGCGATCTGTGCAAAATCTTCATATCGAACAATCCCTTCAGCATCAGAACACATGAACTCGGCAAACGCCACAAGGACAATGTCACCCAAAGATTGTCTACGATGCAAAAGGATGGCGCTGCCAAGGAAAAGGAGCAGCAACAAGCAGCAAAAGCTCTCCAACTGATAGAGGCT AAAGCTAAAAAGAGTTACCAGAAAGATTTAGAGAATAACCAGAGAAACACTGATGGTGACAGTTCTGCGGCACCTGGAGAAG GATGGGTATTTGACTCAACTTCAGGATATTATTATGATAAAGCCACTGGACTTTACTACGACTCGAACTCTGGTTTCTATTATTCCGATGGATTAG GCAAATGGGTCACCCAGGAAGAGGCATACAAGTGGGCGGAAACCTCAAAAACCAATGTTGCGCAATCCTCGACTTCGCAACCAAAAACACCTAGTGGAGGCGGGCCTGTCGCCGGTATTAAAGGAGGGCCAGCCCCAGGTGTGGTTGTGAAGAAACCACTGAACCCGATGAGAGCTGTGAAGGGTGCTCCGTCAGCTCTTGCCGCTAACAAGAGAAAAAGAGAGGACACCAAGAAGCCCAAGGTGGTctcgaaggaggaggaggcggcacTCAGAGCGCGGGAGGCAGCTCGGAAAAGAGTGGAGGACAGGGAGAAGCCTCTCATGGGATTGTACAAGACGTACTGA